A genome region from Strigops habroptila isolate Jane chromosome 12, bStrHab1.2.pri, whole genome shotgun sequence includes the following:
- the LOC115615642 gene encoding protocadherin-10-like, whose amino-acid sequence MGAGDRSGLGQLFLRSLLFLLLAGPPAPRPAGGQLHYAVPEELEHGAFVANLGEDLGLDVSTLSARRFRIVSRAGARQYLEVNLENGILFVNERIDREEVCEAGGTCLLHLQLLVESPLELYRVEVEVLDINDHAPTFPWQEYVLEVAESAVLGARFPLESAQDPDVGTNSVRTYRLSPNGFFSLEVQTRSDTSKFAELVLERALDREQQRVHRLLLTALDGGVPERSGTAHILITVLDANDNVPVFDQPSYGISLPEDAPAGTLVIQLNATDLDEGPNGEIEYSFSGHAPPRVRELFHIEPWSGQVLLKGPLDYERASLHELYVQAKDRGPSAVAVHCRVLVHLLDVNDNAPEVTLTSVSTPVLEDAPPGTVIAVISVLDRDSGDNGRVSCEVSPDVPFELHSSFHNYYTLVTTRALDREVVPEYNISITARDMGSPALLTHSTLTVPVSDVNDNAPRFLQPSYSVSVMENNAPGASICSVSALDPDCQQNAYLSYSIVDGHIHGMPVGTYVSINSDSGHMYALRSLDYEQIRSFQIQVQAQDAGFPPLSANVTVHIFVLDQNDNAPVIVSPMPRNGSVATELVPRSARPGYLVGTVSAVDADAGLNSHLSYQLLQATDFTLFSMAPDTGELRTLRSFLEQDATRQRLVVQVRDGGQPALSATMSLLLSVVETMPQTLSDFSEFSLPAEPSSSSPLTLYLLVSLGSISFTFLLAILILTAIRCRGERCSREGDGCSPLCCRCCPGSRPSSDGLKTSNLMAQAPAGTTAATCLDMPGGGPPGYCYKVCLGPESAQSDFMFLKPCSPPRNNEKDSGKCSQPGQHLQVSKQIKQPNMDWLPPSTQRPALKSSQSLEDVGEIRKALQKEHERLCTLVTPVSEFQKASAGTNSIWTPQYSPLYPGHIPPLDYQHNVYIPGTPTLLSSKDGPLFLGRENKNSFSTFGKRKKMTTYCDMHDNVVINNDLK is encoded by the exons ATGGGGGCCGGGGACCGCTCCGGGCTGGGGCAGCTCTTCCTCcgctccctcctcttcctcttgctgGCCGGGCCCCCGGCACCGCGCCCGGCGGGCGGGCAGCTGCACTATGCCGTGCCGGAGGAGCTGGAGCACGGAGCCTTCGTGGCCAACCTGGGTGAGGACCTGGGGCTGGACGTGTCCACCCTGTCAGCGCGGCGGTTCCGCATCGTGTCACGGGCCGGGGCCAGGCAGTACCTGGAGGTGAACCTGGAGAACGGGATCCTCTTCGTGAACGAGCGGATTGACCGGGAGGAGGTGTGCGAGGCGGGAGGCACCTGCCTGCTCCACCTGCAGCTCCTCGTTGAGAGCCCGCTGGAGCTCTACCGTGTCGAGGTGGAGGTGCTGGACATCAACGACCACGCACCCACCTTCCCCTGGCAAGAGTATGTGCTGGAGGTGGCCGAGTCTGCCGTGCTCGGTGCCCGCTTCCCACTGGAGAGTGCCCAGGATCCTGATGTGGGCACCAATTCGGTGCGCACCTACCGCCTCAGCCCCAATGGTTTCTTCTCACTTGAGGTGCAGACGCGCAGTGACACCAGCAAGTTTGcggagctggtgctggagcGCGCCCTCGACCGTGAGCAGCAACGCGTGCACCGGCTGCTGCTCACTGCTCTTGATGGCGGCGTCCCCGAGCGCTCAGGCACAGCTCACATCCTCATCACGGTGCTGGATGCCAACGACAACGTGCCTGTCTTTGACCAGCCTTCGTATGGCATCAGCCTTCCTGAGGATGCCCCTGCCGGCACGCTGGTCATCCAGCTCAATGCCACTGACTTGGATGAGGGTCCCAATGGGGAGATCGAGTACTCCTTCAGTGGGCACGCACCACCGCGTGTCCGGGAGCTCTTCCACATAGAGCCCTGGAGCGGGCAGGTACTGCTGAAGGGCCCTCTGGACTATGAGCGGGCAAGCCTCCATGAGCTCTACGTGCAAGCCAAGGACCGCGGACCctcagctgtggctgtgcaCTGCCGGGTGCTTGTGCACCTCCTTGATGTGAATGACAACGCACCAGAGGTGACCCTCACCTCTGTGTCCACACCCGTGCTGGAGGATGCCCCACCAGGCACTGTCATTGCTGTCATCAGCGTTCTGGACCGGGACTCTGGAGACAACGGGCGTGTGAGCTGTGAGGTCAGCCCCGATGTACCCTTCGAGCTCCACTCCTCCTTCCACAACTACTACACGCTGGTCACCACGCGGGCACTGGACCGGGAAGTTGTGCCCGAGTATAACATAAGCATCACTGCCCGGGACATGggctcccctgccctgctgacCCACAGCACCCTCACCGTCCCAGTGTCTGATGTGAACGACAACGCCCCACGCTTCCTTCAGCCCTCCTACAGCGTCTCTGTGATGGAGAACAATGCACCAGGTGCCTCCATCTGCTCTGTCAGTGCATTGGACCCTGACTGCCAACAAAACGCCTACCTGTCCTACTCCATTGTTGATGGGCACATCCATGGCATGCCTGTGGGCACCTATGTGTCTATCAACTCAGACAGTGGGCACATGTATGCCCTGCGCTCCCTTGATTATGAGCAGATCCGCAGCTTCCAGATCCAGGTGCAAGCACAGGATGCAGGTTTCCCTCCCCTCAGTGCTAACGTCACAGTCCACATCTTCGTGCTGGACCAGAATGACAACGCTCCAGTCATAGTTTCCCCCATGCCACGCAATGGCTCCGTGGCCACAGAGCTGGTGCCACGTTCAGCCAGGCCTGGCTACCTTGTGGGCACAGTGTCAGCAGTGGATGCAGATGCAGGGCTGAACTCCCACCTCTCCTACCAACTCCTCCAGGCCACTGACTTCACCCTCTTCAGCATGGCACCAGACACGGGTGAGCTGCGCACCCTCCGCTCCTTTCTGGAGCAGGATGCGACCCGGCAGCGGCTGGTGGTGCAGGTGCGGGATGGGGGGCAGCCAGCCCTCTCTGCCACCATGTCCCTCCTGCTTTCAGTGGTGGAGACCATGCCTCAGACTCTCTCTGACTTCAGCGAGTTCAGCCTCCCCGCGGAGccttcctcatcctccccaCTCACCCTCTACCTTCTTGTCTCCCTGGGCTCCATCTCCTTCACCTTCCTCCTTGCCATCCTCATCCTCACAGCCATTCGATGTCGTGGAGAGCGGTGCTCCCGTGAAGGTGATGGTTGCTCACCACtctgctgccgctgctgccctggctccaGACCCTCCTCTGATGGCCTGAAGACATCCAACCTGATGGCACAGGCCCCTGCAGGGACCACGGCTGCCACCTGCCTCGACATGCCTGGAGGTGGCCCCCCGGGCTACTGCTACAAGGTCTGCCTTGGTCCTGAGTCTGCACAGAGTGACTTCATGTTCCTCAAGCCCTGCAGCCCACCCCGGAACAATGAGAAGGACTCTGGGAAGtgctcccagccaggccagCATCTCCAGGTCTCAAAGCAG ATCAAGCAGCCCAACATGGACTGGCTGCCTCCAAGCACACAGAGACCTGCCCTGAAGAG CTCCCAGAGCCTGGAGGATGTGGGGGAAATTCGTAAAGCCCTCCAGAAGGAGCATGAGAGGCTGTGCACTCTGGTTACCCCTGTCTCTG AGTTTCAGAAGGCTTCGGCAGGGACCAACAGCATCTGGACACCCCAGTACAGCCCCTTGTACCCAGGACACATCCCACCCCTGGATTACCAGCACAATGTCTACATCCCTGGCACCCCCactctgctttccagcaagGACGGGCCTCTCTTCCTGGGCCGGGAGAACAAGAACAGCTTCTCCACCTTTggcaagaggaagaagatgacaACTTACTGTGACATGCATGACAACGTGGTTATCAACAACGACCTGAAATAG